A single window of Cydia splendana chromosome 13, ilCydSple1.2, whole genome shotgun sequence DNA harbors:
- the LOC134795974 gene encoding uncharacterized protein LOC134795974: protein MLESRFVFLFLVVYSSQYVSASGPLCVNQTQKCTTQVLSQRNNDYASCTVEYFNREGCNSMSFGPITSNAHIGGVMLKPHILRREIKQGLLNYNQSYTVLNITFSNIKWKTIKFRFEEQSKKPFKQTHCRNIVLSNEAHIDDQSVLYYDCYWPDSIDSVGRSHILDFEASDDNVVNRGQYYFNVPSAQMLSNTVNASNWKPFVYLEILSGKIRLHIMAPPNQVKISSYRIQVLNECNGKKHNIVKCKVLQLQNYTDEVTYDYSLLGTPGSYYFVVTPQHDGCKDGVRKCQVVESPRFKISNNMQSFNICIASISALIVATLFAYYIVLRVLRRYWCRDYKLAMAQEIPAPTKVLVIYSPANRLHAECVSSFVTYLRAEFGFEIMYDGDISSTSDQDPYIWAAEAFKISTHVMYIVGPADLTNQYNNIYEKPILSAHKNLDTLQLSLLKANRGSKNQKAVINVIFEYSNGPIPMETKHGKTFYLLKEWNKLISYLSQNLLPKKQLVRTEKGRCLLEDLTKAKKLLNSSNFNV from the exons ATGCTAGAATCACgatttgtgtttttgtttttagttgTTTATTCATCTCAATATGTTTCTGCTTCGGGGCCGCTGTGTGTTAACCAGACACAGAAGTGTACAACTCAG GTTCTTAGTCAAAGAAACAATGACTACGCCTCCTGCACCGTAGAGTACTTCAACCGAGAGGGCTGCAACAGCATGAGCTTCGGTCCGATCACATCCAACGCCCACATCGGTGGTGTGATGCTGAAGCCGCACATCTTGAGGAGAGAGATCAAACAGGGCTTGCTGAACTACAACCAAAGCTACACTGTGCTCAATATTACGTTCAGCAATATTAAATGGaaaa CAATCAAATTCCGTTTTGAAGAGCAAAGCAAGAAACCATTTAAACAGACCCACTGCAGAAACATTGTGCTGTCTAACGAAGCCCACATAGATGACCAGTCGGTGCTCTACTATGACTGTTACTGGCCTGACAGCATCGACAGTGTGGGACGCTCACATATACTGGACTTTGAGGCTTCAGACGACAATGTGGTTAATCGGGGACAGTATTACTTCAATGTTCCATCGGCGCAAATGCTGA GCAACACTGTCAATGCATCGAACTGGAAACCATTTGTCTACCTCGAGATACTCTCCGGCAAAATACGCCTCCACATAATGGCTCCACCGAATCAAGTGAAGATCTCCTCCTACCGCATTCAAGTCCTCAATGAATGCAATGGAAAGAAGCATAACATAGTGAAATGCAAAGTGCTACAGCTACAGAACTACACCGATGAAGTGACCTATGATTATAGCTTGTTGGGGACCCCGGGGTCTTACTACTTTGTTGTGACCCCACAACATGATGGGTGCAAGGATGGAGTGAGGAAGTGCCAGGTCGTAGAGAGTCCCAGGTTCAAAATCA GCAACAACATGCAAAGCTTCAATATCTGCATAGCCAGCATCTCGGCCCTGATCGTGGCAACTCTGTTCGCCTACTACATAGTCCTGCGGGTGCTTCGGCGCTATTGGTGCAGAGACTACAAGCTTGCTATGG CTCAAGAGATACCAGCCCCAACGAAAGTTCTAGTGATCTACTCGCCGGCCAACCGTCTCCACGCCGAATGCGTGTCCTCATTCGTGACCTATCTCCGCGCTGAGTTCGGCTTTGAGATCATGTACGACGGCGACATATCCTCCACCTCCGACCAGGACCCTTACATCTGGGCCGCTGAGGCCTTCAAAATATCCACACATGTCATGTACATCGTCGGCCCCGCGGACTTAACCAACCAATACAACAATATCTACGAAAAACCCATTCTTAGCGCACATAAAAACTTGGACACCCTCCAACTTTCACTGCTCAAAGCGAACAGGGGATCTAAAAACCAGAAAGCTGTCATCAATGTGATCTTTGAATACTCTAACGGACCTATACCGATGGAAACTAAGCATGGAAAGACGTTCTATCTACTAAAGGAATGGAACAAGCTGATTTCTTATTTGTCACAGAATTTGCTGCCAAAGAAACAGCTGGTGCGAACGGAGAAAGGCAGATGTTTGCTGGAGGATCTGACCAAGGCTAAGAAATTGCTGAATAGCAGTAATTTTAATGTGTAA